In Deinococcus maricopensis DSM 21211, the sequence ACCTTCAGGGTGCCGCCGCGCTTCAGGTACGCCGCGAGGTCCGCGTACGTGCTGAGTTTGTTCGCCTGCGCGAATTTGGCCGGCAGGGCGAGCGCCCAGGTGTTGTTCACGTTCGCCGGTTGCAGCCACGTGATGCCGTTTTTCGCGTCGTACTTCTTGGCGAGGGCGTAGATGCCGCGCGGGTTGCGGCTGCTCGCCAGGTTGATCTTCGCGTCGGGGAACAGGTACACGGCGTTGCCGGTGTACTCGGGGTACACGTCGATCTCGCCGGACAGGATGGCCTTGCGGGCCACGCCGGTATCGCCGAGGCCCGTCTTGTCGGTCACGTCGAGGCCGGCGTCGCGTAGGGTCAGCAGGATCATCTGGCCGAGCAGTTGCGCTTCCGGGTCGAGCTTGCTCGCGACCACGATCGGCTTGGCAAGGGCGGCGCTCGTCGTGACCGCGAGCGTGAGGAAGAGCAGTCGGTTCATGAGACCTCCAGACGCCACCCTACTGACGCCGTGCCCGCGCACGTGTGCGGGACTCCACAGTATGAGCATTCTCTTAAGCAGGGTTCAGAGAGTGCAAAAAGAAGCAGGAGCACCCCGCATGGGGTGCTCCCGTGGACGCTGGCCCTATCCCACCCCTGGAAGGGGTTGGCGTGCAGGCACGCCAGTCTGGCCGCGCCGGGCACAACCGCCATGCGGCGGCGCCCGCTTACAGGTTGGTCTTGAGGGTGCTCGCGACCTTGAAGCGGACCTTCTTGCCCGCGGGGATCGTGATGCGCTCGCTGGTGCCGGGCTTCACGCCGGTGCGGGCCGCGGTCTTGGCGACGCTGAACGTCCCTAGGCCGGGCAGGCCGACGCTCTTGCCGTCGCGCAGCGCCTCAACGACCACGTCCAGCATCGTGGCGACGGCTTCGGCCGCCTGCTTCTTGTTCAGGCTGGTCTGATCCGCCACCAGATCGATGATCTGGGTTTTGGCGATCTTGTCGCTGCCACGCGCGGCGGTCGCTTCGCTCTGCGCAGGGGCCTTGGCGGCCGCTTTCGCAGGCGCCTTGGCGGCGGACTTGGTGCTCTTGGCCATGTTTCGTCCTCCAAAGGTGGGATTTGAGCAGTTTTTTGGCTCAAACGGACTATAACACACGATTTGGCAGATGTGAACGGGTTTTTGCGCACTGAGCCGAACTCCAGGCCACTTCGACCTCAACAATTCGACCCGGAAAAAGCCGCAAAAAACTCAAAAATCAGCACCAGGACAGCAAAAAACTCTGAGCAGAACATGAGTCAACGCTCTTTTTCCCGTGTCAGCCGCAACTGCCGTGTCCGACCCGAAAGGGCGTCCACCGTCCACAGCACCCCTGCCAACCCCGGCGGTAGCCCCGCCACCAGCTTCAACGCCTCCAGCGCCATCATGCCGCCCACCACCCCCAACAGTGGCCCCACCACCCCGATCAACTCACACGACTCCGCCCCCGCGGCCGAAGGGAACACGTCCCGCAGCCCCACCTGCGGCCCGAACACGCTCGCCATGCCCTCCGTCCCGCCCGCCGCGCCCCACACCCACGCGCGCCCGGCGGCCACGCACGCATCCGCCAGCAGGTACCGCGCCTCGAAATTGTCCGTAGCGTCCACCACCACGTCCGCCTCCGCCAGCAGCGCCGTCACGTTCTGGGCTGTCACCGCGGGTCGCGCCTGCGCCCGCACGAACGGATTGACCGCCTGCGCGCGCGCCGCCGCCACCTCCGCCTTCGCACGTCCCACGTCCGCCGTCATGTACAGCGTCTGCCGGTGCAGGTTCGACACGCTCACCGTATCCCCATCCGCGATCAGGAGGGTGCCCACCCCCGCCCCTGCCAGGTACTGCACCACCGGGCACCCCAGACCGCCCGCACCGACCACCAGCACCCGCGCGGCGCGCAGGCGCCCCTGCGCGTCCGCGAACTCCGGCACCAGCAACTGCCGACTGTACCTCGACACCTCCGCGCGGCTCAGCGCCCCGCCCTCCACACCGCCACTCATGCGCGCCACTGTACGCCAGGCGACTGCTTGCAACCTCCACTTCCGTTGCAAGCAGCTCCTGCACACAATTGAACGCGTCGGCCCAACGCCACAACCCCGCACCACCTGCACGCCACGCGCCCCCGCACGTGACGCGGCCCCCATTGCCCCAGGAGGACCCCACATGAACCACATCCGACCCACCCTGCTCGCCACCCTGCTGCTCGGCCTGACCGCGTGCAGCGGCACCGCCCCGACCCCCGGCACGGGCGGGACCGCGCCCACCCCCACGCCCGGCAACGGCAGCACCATCACCCACGCGACGCTGCTCGGCTGCCCCGACTCCGGCGGCACCCAGGACACCGCCGCGCTCGGCTGCATGAATGGCAAAGTGGTCGGCACAACCTTGAGCGGGGAGGCCTGCACCCTCACCATCGGCAACGGCGCCAGCATCGCTTACACCAGCCCGGCCAGCACCTTCACGTTCACGCCCGGCAGCAACACCACCTTCACCTACGGCGCCAGCAAGACCGGCCAGCTCCTGATGTGGTCGATAAACGACACCACCGCCCAGAACATGGTGTACGCCGACTTCAGGTACAACTACGGCACCCACAAACTCGAAATCAACACCAAGAACGCGAACGTCTCCAGTAGCTGCAACACCACCCTCTGACCCCCACGCCCACGTCCCCGCCGCGCCCCCATGCGGCGGGGACGCGCCCTGCCAGGAGCGAACGCCGCCCGGCACGCCTCCCCGCTAGAATGCCCGCATGACGCTCCTCGTCGCCGCCGTCGCGTACCTGATCGGGTCGCTGAGCGCAGGCATCCTGTACTCCCGCGCGCGCGGTCACGACGTGCGCGACCGCGACCTCCCCGGCGGGAGCGGCATCTACCGCCAGTACGGCCCGGGCGCCGCCGTGCTCGTCAGCGCTCTCGACATCCTCAAGGGCGCCGTGGCCGTCCTGATCGCCCGCGCCCTCACCCCCGACGCCACCTGGGTCGCCACGCTGTTCGTCGTGCTCGGCCACTGCTACCCCGCGTACTTCCGCCTGAACGGCGGCGGCGGCATCGCCCCGCTGCTCGGCGCGCTCCTGATCGCCGCGCCCGCCACGCTCGGCCTCACGCTTCTGGTGGCGCTGCTCGTCATGGTGCCGTACAAGTGGCTGCTGCAACGCACCGTCCGCCTGAACGTCGTGCCCGTCGCCGCGGCCGTGGCTGTCCCCACCGGCCTGCTGTTCGCCGCGCGTTACGGCGGCACCGCCGACCTGCTCGCCGGCGGCGGCGCCATGCTGCTGCGCGCCGCCCACCTCCTCCTGAACCCCCGCAAGGCCTGAACCGTGCGCCACACCGCCCTGCCGCTCGCCCTCGCCGCCCTGCTGCTCATCCCGCACGCCCACGCCGAAGCGCGCGTGCAGGACCGCACCCTCACCGCTCGCGACGGCGACACCACCCTCTGGACCCGCACGTTCCCCGCCACGCTCGGCCCCATCAGCGACCCCGTCACCGACGCGGACCTCACGTGGGTGGGCATCGGCCCGGAACTCTACGCGTTCGGGCCCACCGGCGACGTCCGCACCCGCCTCGACCTGCCGGCCCCCGTCATCGCGCTCGACACCAGCAGCGGCACCCTCTCCGTCACGGTGCAGCGCGGCACCACCACCGAAACGTACACCGTCGCGGACGGCGCGGTTCGCGAACGCGTCGTCCTGCCGCCCGACCCGGACGTCACCGGCTGGCTCGCCCGCGCCGCACAGGACACCCCCCAGCCTGACCCACGCGCCCCCACCCGCCTGGCCGACCTGCAACGCCGCGCCGACGCCGACCCCACCAACCCCTTTCTGCACGTCGACGTCGCGCGCGCCGCCGACGCCGCTGGGCAGGACAGCGTCACCGCCGCCGCCGCCACCCGCGCCATCAGCGCCACCGTGCCCTTCTACGCCAGCGTGCAGCTCGCCCAGCGGCTCGACGCGCTCGGCCTGCCTTTCGCCGCCGACACCGCCCTGCGCCACGCCCGCGAGGACTACGCCGCGCGCGGCTTCGACCCGGCCGTGCCCGTCAACGCCGACGCCCTGCGCGCCTACGGCAACCCCCTCGGGTACCTCCGCACCCTGCTTGCCCAGAACCGCCTGCAACGCGCCGACGCGTGGCTCCGCTACCTGCGCGACACCACCCCCCGCTTCGAGGGGTACGTCGGCGTCTACACGCACTACGCCAACCTCCTCGATGCGCAGGACCGAGCGGGCGAAGCGAACGAGTGGCGCACCTTCACGCGCGAACTCGCGCGCGGCAGCCTCTACAACCTCGGCCCCGACGCCCCCCTCGCCGTACGCGATGCCGCCCGCACCCTCGCCGGCGCGCTGCTGATCGCCATAATCGCCGCGTACCTCACGCTCGGCGCGCGCGGCTGGCCCACCCAGACGCGCGACACCCGCACGCTCGGCGGGCGCTGGCGCAGCTGGGCGCTGCACCCCCTGTCCCGCGCGCGGCGCACCCTGATCAGCTACACCGGCTTCGGCGAGAAGCTCGTCATGAACGCCCTGCTGATCGGCCTGGTGTTCGCGCTCGGCACCTGGACGTGGGCGAGCCGCACGTACGTCCGCGCCGACGCCGCCCCGCTGAACTTCGGTACGTACGGCGGCGCGTACTTCTACGACGGCCTCGACCGCCTGAACCTCGACCCGAGCAGCCGCGAGGTGCACCTCCTGCGCGGCCTCGCCGCGCAGCTCGACGGGGAGGTCAGCACCGCCCGCGAGCAGTACAGCGCCGCGCTTCCCAACGCCTGCGCGCAGAACAACCTCGGGGTGCTCTCGCAGGGCGTCGGCGACGCGCCCGGCGCGCGCAGCGCCTACCGCGACGCTCTCACCAGCAACCCCGACCTGAGCGCCCCCGCGTACAACCTCGGCCTTAACCCCGCCGGGTACGAGGCCGCCTTCCAGCGCACGTACCGCCCCGACACGCCCCGCCTGTGCTACCCCAGCCTGCGCGACACGTACGCCGCCGTGGACGGCGCGCTCGGCGGGGAACTCACGCAGGTGTTCTCGA encodes:
- a CDS encoding ABC transporter substrate-binding protein, which codes for MNRLLFLTLAVTTSAALAKPIVVASKLDPEAQLLGQMILLTLRDAGLDVTDKTGLGDTGVARKAILSGEIDVYPEYTGNAVYLFPDAKINLASSRNPRGIYALAKKYDAKNGITWLQPANVNNTWALALPAKFAQANKLSTYADLAAYLKRGGTLKVAGSPEFFNRPDAFKLFERTYGFTLTSAQKLTLAGATPLQTQQAAASGQSGVNAAMAYGTDGTISALNLITLKDPKNAQPVYQPAPIIRTDVLKANPKIEGLLNKAFGTLDQTTIQRLNAQIAVEGRSARDVASAYLKSKGLLK
- a CDS encoding HU family DNA-binding protein, whose translation is MAKSTKSAAKAPAKAAAKAPAQSEATAARGSDKIAKTQIIDLVADQTSLNKKQAAEAVATMLDVVVEALRDGKSVGLPGLGTFSVAKTAARTGVKPGTSERITIPAGKKVRFKVASTLKTNL
- a CDS encoding HesA/MoeB/ThiF family protein, translated to MSGGVEGGALSRAEVSRYSRQLLVPEFADAQGRLRAARVLVVGAGGLGCPVVQYLAGAGVGTLLIADGDTVSVSNLHRQTLYMTADVGRAKAEVAAARAQAVNPFVRAQARPAVTAQNVTALLAEADVVVDATDNFEARYLLADACVAAGRAWVWGAAGGTEGMASVFGPQVGLRDVFPSAAGAESCELIGVVGPLLGVVGGMMALEALKLVAGLPPGLAGVLWTVDALSGRTRQLRLTREKER
- a CDS encoding glycerol-3-phosphate acyltransferase, with translation MTLLVAAVAYLIGSLSAGILYSRARGHDVRDRDLPGGSGIYRQYGPGAAVLVSALDILKGAVAVLIARALTPDATWVATLFVVLGHCYPAYFRLNGGGGIAPLLGALLIAAPATLGLTLLVALLVMVPYKWLLQRTVRLNVVPVAAAVAVPTGLLFAARYGGTADLLAGGGAMLLRAAHLLLNPRKA